The sequence GGAAAAATGGATGCAGAAACAGATTGACCAACTCACTGGCCAGCTTGCAGACACCACCCGGCTCCTGGAACATAAAACGCTGAAGCCACCTAAAAAACGCTGGTGGCCGTTCTGATTAAAACAGCTTGCCTTGAGGATTCTTTTTAAAAGTGAATTTGAGCAAATCCACCTTGCGCCCGGCCTTTGTAAAGCTGAAATCGATCAACCAATTATCCTTTTCGCGGAGTTCCTTAATAGCTGGTTCGATAATCTTCCTTTTGAGTTGGGCAAAGTTATTACGGCAGGAATCGTTCGATTCCATTGCGTGATGGAAGTCTTCAATTTTGATAGCCAGCCAGCCAGAAGATTGTTGCTCAAACAGTTCCAGAAGCCGCCATGAATGAACGGAACGCAGAGCACAAGCCTGTTTAAGCTTGTATTTGGTGAACTCTTTTGTTAGGTCACACAGGTACGGCAA is a genomic window of Pelobacter propionicus DSM 2379 containing:
- a CDS encoding replication initiation protein; this encodes MANTLVRSAQSLSLAEKRIVFAAAAKMGNNFGEVILHASEYAETFDMPVKQAYEQLKNAVEGMRTRYFTLAVPDREGVMIWKINWLQKIGYDDGKARVGLRFCEDVLPYLCDLTKEFTKYKLKQACALRSVHSWRLLELFEQQSSGWLAIKIEDFHHAMESNDSCRNNFAQLKRKIIEPAIKELREKDNWLIDFSFTKAGRKVDLLKFTFKKNPQGKLF